Proteins from one Flavobacterium branchiarum genomic window:
- a CDS encoding chalcone isomerase family protein, producing the protein MKKFLMLLTVISTLQFTNVYAQKTFTVEDVVLPRTIQFQNKTLSLNGAGGKSKIWLGKCIQSLYLTQLSQDYEYLMDLDTEMAIRINIVIPVVPPSKLTKLIYDRFEIAAENNIEYLRPRLEKLNNMLSGEIRAKDVFKFIYTPNDPAVWVYKNNILKGKIKGTDFKKAFFGIWLADKPADVKLRDQLLGK; encoded by the coding sequence ATGAAAAAATTTTTAATGTTACTTACAGTAATTTCAACTTTGCAATTCACAAATGTTTACGCACAAAAAACGTTTACAGTAGAAGATGTTGTTCTACCAAGAACCATTCAATTTCAAAATAAAACTTTATCATTAAATGGAGCGGGTGGAAAATCTAAAATTTGGTTAGGGAAATGCATTCAATCATTATATTTAACTCAATTAAGTCAAGATTATGAGTATTTAATGGATCTTGATACTGAGATGGCTATACGTATAAACATTGTTATTCCTGTAGTTCCTCCAAGTAAATTAACAAAACTTATATATGACCGTTTTGAAATTGCGGCTGAAAACAATATTGAATACCTTAGACCAAGGTTAGAAAAATTAAATAATATGCTTAGTGGTGAAATCAGAGCAAAAGATGTTTTTAAATTTATATACACCCCTAACGATCCAGCAGTATGGGTATATAAAAACAATATACTGAAAGGAAAGATTAAAGGAACTGATTTCAAAAAAGCTTTTTTTGGTATTTGGTTAGCAGACAAACCAGCCGATGTAAAACTAAGAGATCAACTATTAGGTAAATAA
- a CDS encoding erythromycin esterase family protein: MHKLKILVLIIFITSFKSVRSQNKELITSINSSLIDIDNSNPEYPFKEPFKLKDIFQNVKIFGFGEATHGTKEFQDLKDKFFRYLVFNCNVKTLAIEANYSDCLAINSYIKNEEKLNPKDLLNKIGYWIWNTNETLSLIEWMKLYNSTQNKENQLTFIGIDVLNCQNATDILYKYLQSNSSPNNQKYLTVLNNYVSKNNLTKLRKKDFEEHYLILKSLELELKHLKDPYLWQLNNSILQYISMKLNYTQSHRDELMFENVNWLVENSNNNIFICAHNSHIKKNNISFTSLGYRLKNKYSEKYYSAGFDFGSGSFNAWDIVNNKIKKYSIHEPLEKTSTEVFNNASSDIYFLDFHKSNLSPLLNEFVMSKVLYRDIGSTYSPKMIQKEKLKEAFDGIIFIKKSSESSLLN; the protein is encoded by the coding sequence ATGCATAAATTAAAAATATTAGTATTAATAATTTTTATCACTTCTTTTAAATCAGTACGATCACAAAATAAAGAATTAATTACATCTATTAATTCAAGTTTGATCGACATTGATAATTCAAATCCAGAATATCCTTTTAAAGAACCCTTTAAATTGAAGGATATATTTCAAAATGTAAAAATATTTGGTTTTGGAGAGGCGACGCATGGCACTAAAGAATTTCAGGATTTAAAAGATAAGTTTTTCAGATACCTTGTCTTTAATTGTAATGTCAAAACACTTGCAATAGAAGCAAATTACAGTGACTGTTTAGCCATTAATTCATACATTAAGAATGAAGAGAAGCTTAATCCAAAAGATCTCCTAAATAAAATTGGATATTGGATATGGAATACAAACGAAACATTATCATTGATTGAATGGATGAAACTATATAATTCAACACAAAATAAAGAAAACCAATTAACATTTATCGGCATTGATGTTTTGAATTGTCAAAATGCAACAGATATACTTTACAAATACCTACAAAGCAATTCTTCACCCAATAACCAAAAATATCTTACCGTATTAAATAATTATGTTTCAAAAAATAATTTAACAAAACTTAGAAAAAAAGATTTTGAAGAACACTATCTAATATTAAAGTCTTTAGAATTAGAATTGAAACATCTAAAAGATCCATATTTATGGCAACTTAACAATTCTATTTTACAATACATTTCAATGAAGTTAAATTATACTCAAAGCCACAGGGATGAACTTATGTTTGAAAATGTAAATTGGTTAGTAGAAAATAGTAATAATAATATATTTATTTGCGCTCACAATTCCCATATTAAAAAAAACAATATTTCATTTACATCCCTAGGGTATCGTTTAAAAAATAAATATTCAGAAAAATATTATAGCGCTGGTTTTGACTTTGGATCTGGTAGTTTTAATGCTTGGGATATTGTAAATAACAAAATTAAAAAGTATTCTATCCATGAACCTTTAGAAAAAACAAGCACTGAGGTATTCAACAATGCTTCTTCTGACATATATTTTTTAGATTTTCACAAAAGTAATTTATCTCCCCTATTAAATGAATTCGTAATGTCCAAAGTGCTTTACAGAGATATCGGATCTACTTATTCCCCTAAGATGATTCAAAAAGAAAAATTAAAAGAAGCATTTGATGGAATTATATTTATTAAAAAATCGAGCGAATCGAGTTTGTTAAATTAA
- a CDS encoding NAD(P)H-dependent oxidoreductase: MSIAKKVLLINTHLNYPNWSEGTLNASFYQKAKDFFLTNGFEVLETKVEGGYNTDEEVEKHLEADIIILQTPINWFGAPWIYKKYVDEVLKSCFPIMVIISIRLSPLI, translated from the coding sequence ATGAGTATAGCAAAAAAGGTATTATTAATCAACACGCATTTAAATTATCCAAATTGGAGCGAAGGCACATTGAATGCTTCGTTTTATCAAAAAGCGAAAGACTTTTTCTTAACAAATGGGTTTGAAGTTTTAGAGACGAAAGTAGAAGGCGGCTACAATACCGATGAAGAAGTAGAAAAACATTTAGAAGCAGATATTATCATCTTACAAACACCAATCAACTGGTTTGGTGCGCCATGGATTTATAAAAAATATGTAGATGAGGTTTTAAAGTCTTGCTTTCCGATAATGGTGATAATTTCTATCCGTTTGTCTCCATTGATTTGA
- a CDS encoding chalcone isomerase family protein, with protein MKNFLLSLTIIMTLQFSTVSAQKVFNVEGVMVPRTIEFQNKTLSLNGAGGRSIMWSDLYVQALYLSQLSQDAKFILESDTEMAIRIEVTSSMVSSKKLTKAMDDGFRKNAGDNLESLQPRIEMFKRYLSDNITKKDVFKLIYSPNDTSIWVYKNNNLKGKIEGKDFKKALFGIWLADKPADEKLKNQLLGK; from the coding sequence ATGAAAAACTTTTTACTATCACTTACAATAATAATGACTTTGCAATTTTCAACCGTTTCTGCTCAGAAAGTTTTTAATGTAGAAGGCGTAATGGTTCCTAGAACAATAGAATTTCAAAATAAAACTTTATCCTTAAATGGTGCTGGTGGCAGGTCTATTATGTGGTCAGATCTTTATGTACAAGCATTATATTTATCCCAATTAAGTCAAGATGCAAAGTTTATTCTGGAAAGCGACACTGAAATGGCTATTCGAATTGAAGTTACTTCGTCGATGGTATCTTCAAAAAAGCTAACTAAAGCGATGGATGATGGCTTCCGAAAAAATGCAGGTGATAATTTAGAGTCGTTGCAACCTCGAATCGAAATGTTTAAAAGATACTTAAGCGATAACATAACCAAAAAAGATGTTTTTAAGCTTATTTATTCACCAAATGATACTTCAATCTGGGTGTATAAAAACAATAATCTGAAAGGGAAAATAGAAGGAAAAGATTTTAAGAAAGCTCTTTTTGGTATTTGGTTAGCAGACAAACCTGCTGATGAGAAATTAAAAAATCAATTATTAGGTAAATAA
- a CDS encoding MotA/TolQ/ExbB proton channel family protein: MFSFIQLQADTIANAASNVVIEKIAPNTEISVLGFILKGGVFLIPIAILLFYTFYIIIERYLYISKASKIDNRLMMDVSMNLNSGNLDMARSIVERSDTAAGNILKEGVLVIGRPIAEIESNMDRAADIEIGEMERRLGHLGLIAGIAPTLGFIGTISGVIKIFYSISVTENISIGNISGGLYEKMISSGSGLIVGIIAYSAYHLLNGKIDDFALKIQKQILEFVNIIQRS; this comes from the coding sequence ATGTTTAGCTTCATTCAATTACAAGCGGATACTATTGCAAACGCCGCATCTAACGTAGTTATAGAAAAAATTGCACCAAATACAGAAATTTCTGTTTTAGGATTTATTTTAAAAGGAGGGGTCTTTCTTATTCCAATCGCCATCTTATTATTCTATACTTTTTATATAATCATTGAACGTTATTTATATATAAGTAAAGCTTCAAAAATCGATAATCGATTAATGATGGATGTAAGTATGAATCTAAATTCGGGAAATTTAGATATGGCTAGAAGCATTGTAGAGAGAAGTGATACTGCTGCAGGAAATATTCTTAAAGAAGGTGTACTTGTTATTGGTAGACCAATTGCCGAAATAGAATCGAATATGGATCGTGCTGCCGATATTGAAATAGGTGAGATGGAAAGACGTCTTGGGCATTTAGGTCTTATTGCGGGTATTGCGCCTACTTTAGGATTTATTGGAACAATTTCTGGAGTTATAAAAATATTTTATAGCATTTCGGTTACTGAGAATATTAGTATTGGTAATATTTCTGGAGGATTGTATGAAAAAATGATTAGTAGTGGTTCGGGGTTAATTGTTGGTATTATTGCTTATAGTGCTTACCACCTTTTGAATGGTAAAATTGATGATTTTGCTCTGAAAATTCAGAAGCAAATACTAGAATTTGTAAATATTATTCAAAGATCATAA
- a CDS encoding bifunctional folylpolyglutamate synthase/dihydrofolate synthase, with amino-acid sequence MNYQETTNWMFNQLPMYQLQGASAYKEDLTNIKLLASHLDNPENQLKCIHVAGTNGKGSTSHMLASILQEAGCKVGLYTSPHLKDFRERIKINGVEISEDFVCEFISKHKTFFESNDMSFFEMSVGLAFDYFAKQKVDIAIIEVGLGGRLDATNIIKPLISVITNIDLDHTQFLGNTPTAIAGEKAGIIKPNSPVVIGEYTLDTKAVFLAKAKENNAPIYFAADLITEVFPSDLLGDYQLHNKKTVQQTIHILNALNDFKVNDENLKTGLLKVTTNTGLQGRWQQLGKSPKIICDTAHNKHGLAIVMNQLKKETFDNLHIVLGVVNDKDLDSILPLFPKEAQYYFCSPNSTRGLPTSILQENAKKHELIGEKYDSVSDAFVAAKENATKNDFIYAGGSTFVVAELPLSGEEK; translated from the coding sequence ATGAACTATCAAGAAACTACAAACTGGATGTTTAATCAACTCCCAATGTACCAATTACAGGGAGCTTCGGCATATAAAGAAGATTTAACCAACATTAAGCTACTGGCTTCTCATCTTGATAATCCTGAAAATCAATTGAAATGCATTCATGTTGCTGGAACAAATGGTAAAGGTTCAACCTCTCATATGCTAGCTTCAATATTACAAGAAGCAGGATGCAAAGTTGGATTGTACACTTCACCACATTTAAAAGATTTTCGTGAACGCATTAAAATTAACGGTGTAGAAATTTCTGAAGATTTTGTCTGCGAATTCATAAGCAAACACAAGACTTTTTTTGAATCTAATGATATGAGCTTTTTCGAAATGTCGGTTGGGTTAGCATTTGATTATTTTGCGAAACAAAAAGTAGACATTGCTATTATTGAAGTGGGACTAGGCGGAAGATTAGACGCTACTAATATTATCAAACCGCTAATCTCGGTGATTACCAATATAGATTTGGATCACACCCAATTTTTAGGAAATACACCAACAGCAATTGCAGGCGAAAAAGCTGGAATAATTAAACCAAACTCTCCAGTTGTAATTGGAGAATATACTCTCGACACAAAAGCCGTTTTTTTAGCTAAAGCAAAAGAGAACAATGCGCCAATTTATTTTGCTGCAGATTTAATCACCGAAGTTTTTCCTTCGGACTTATTAGGAGATTACCAACTACATAATAAAAAGACGGTACAGCAAACGATTCATATTTTAAATGCCTTAAATGATTTTAAAGTCAATGACGAAAACCTTAAAACGGGTTTATTAAAAGTGACTACCAACACAGGTTTACAAGGAAGATGGCAACAACTGGGTAAAAGTCCAAAGATAATCTGTGATACGGCTCATAACAAACATGGTTTAGCAATTGTGATGAATCAGTTAAAAAAAGAAACTTTCGATAACTTGCATATCGTTCTAGGTGTTGTTAATGATAAAGATTTAGATTCTATCCTACCCCTATTCCCAAAAGAAGCACAATACTATTTCTGTAGTCCTAATTCCACGCGTGGTTTACCGACTTCTATTTTACAAGAAAATGCTAAAAAGCATGAATTAATTGGTGAAAAATACGATTCGGTCTCTGATGCTTTTGTCGCAGCTAAAGAAAATGCAACTAAAAATGATTTCATTTACGCAGGCGGAAGCACATTTGTAGTAGCCGAACTGCCTTTATCTGGTGAAGAGAAATAA
- a CDS encoding energy transducer TonB: MVIPTGLISRLLGKASDTFVNAPGSDKKKSIIVSVLLYGLIILLLFFIRFWPPANGINELAGGGGGGGVTVNFGDSDLGSGANYKSEVLEVKNHAKQIPVKSTPEEAILSQENATEESVVIPQKEKTNKPITVTKPDPKPVVEKPKVSNTTNDALSSILKGSNKGGDGDDKVAGNKGKSNGNLNSNGYYGTGGSGGGTGGGNGTGTGIGTGSGYGSGSGGGSGSGSGGGSGYSLGNRKALSKPAPNYTCNEVGKVVVEVSVDRNGRTISAIAGIKGTTNTAKCLLDQAKIAAMNTKWAASSDAPEKQVGKIIYNFDMN, encoded by the coding sequence ATGGTAATCCCTACTGGCCTAATATCTAGATTACTAGGCAAAGCTAGCGACACGTTTGTAAATGCTCCTGGTTCTGATAAAAAGAAATCAATCATCGTTTCTGTGCTTTTGTATGGACTAATCATACTGCTTTTATTCTTCATTCGCTTTTGGCCACCTGCAAATGGCATAAACGAATTAGCTGGAGGCGGCGGAGGCGGTGGTGTTACCGTTAACTTTGGAGATAGCGACTTAGGTTCTGGCGCAAATTACAAAAGTGAAGTTTTGGAAGTAAAAAACCATGCTAAACAAATCCCTGTAAAATCAACTCCAGAAGAAGCGATACTATCACAAGAAAACGCTACTGAAGAGAGTGTTGTTATTCCTCAAAAAGAAAAAACGAACAAACCTATAACAGTTACAAAACCGGACCCAAAGCCTGTAGTCGAGAAACCTAAAGTTTCCAACACTACAAATGATGCTTTATCAAGTATTTTAAAAGGCTCCAACAAAGGCGGTGATGGAGATGATAAAGTGGCTGGAAACAAAGGAAAATCAAACGGAAATCTGAATTCTAATGGCTATTACGGAACTGGTGGTTCTGGCGGAGGAACTGGTGGCGGAAACGGAACTGGAACTGGCATAGGAACTGGTAGTGGCTACGGCTCAGGAAGTGGTGGCGGATCTGGAAGTGGTTCTGGCGGTGGATCAGGATATTCCCTTGGAAACAGAAAAGCATTATCTAAACCTGCTCCAAACTATACTTGCAATGAAGTTGGAAAAGTAGTTGTAGAAGTTTCTGTAGACAGAAACGGAAGAACAATAAGCGCAATTGCAGGAATAAAAGGAACTACAAACACTGCAAAATGTTTATTAGATCAAGCCAAAATTGCGGCAATGAATACAAAATGGGCTGCAAGTAGTGATGCTCCAGAAAAACAAGTTGGTAAGATTATTTACAATTTTGATATGAATTAA
- a CDS encoding ribbon-helix-helix domain-containing protein has protein sequence MTRQSISLTALNEEWLKNQVNTEEFSSKSEAINYLIKQARSREEYYDFVRAKIDKGEKSGFAKKQTREEMLAEFKKDLPNV, from the coding sequence ATGACACGACAAAGCATATCACTAACCGCCCTTAATGAAGAGTGGCTAAAAAATCAGGTCAACACCGAAGAGTTTAGTAGTAAAAGCGAAGCTATCAACTATTTGATTAAACAAGCCCGCTCGCGAGAAGAATATTATGATTTTGTGAGAGCTAAAATAGATAAGGGAGAAAAAAGCGGCTTTGCAAAAAAACAAACCAGAGAAGAAATGTTAGCTGAATTTAAAAAAGATTTGCCTAATGTATAG
- a CDS encoding ExbD/TolR family protein, whose amino-acid sequence MSIKRKRRFHAEVATSSLSDIMFFLLLFFLIISTLANPNVIKMTLPKAKANEKTNKQFISISVTEDKKFFIDKQPVDFEELETSLMSKLGTDKEQTVVVRIPFNLQVQDLVDVLQIGVRNNLKFVIATSPK is encoded by the coding sequence ATGTCTATAAAAAGAAAAAGAAGATTTCATGCCGAGGTGGCAACTTCATCGCTAAGTGACATTATGTTTTTCTTGCTTTTGTTTTTCTTGATTATATCTACATTGGCAAATCCAAATGTTATAAAAATGACATTGCCTAAAGCCAAAGCAAATGAAAAAACAAACAAACAATTCATAAGTATATCAGTTACCGAAGATAAAAAATTCTTCATCGATAAACAGCCTGTAGATTTTGAAGAGTTAGAAACGAGTTTAATGTCCAAATTAGGAACAGATAAAGAACAAACAGTAGTTGTAAGGATTCCGTTTAATCTTCAAGTACAAGACTTGGTAGATGTGCTTCAAATAGGAGTAAGGAATAATCTTAAGTTTGTTATTGCTACGAGTCCCAAATAA
- a CDS encoding Glu/Leu/Phe/Val dehydrogenase dimerization domain-containing protein, protein MKDLLKKFENKEPEIVFNWKDSETEAEGWTVINSLRGGAAGGGTRMRKGLDVNEVLSLAKTMEVKFSVSGPAIGGAKSGINFDPNDPRKKGVLQRWYKAVSPLLKSYYGTGGDLNVDEIHEVIPMTEECGVWHPQEGVFNGHFKPTEADKINRIGQLRQGVVKVIENSNFSPDVTRKYTIADMITGFGVAQAVRHYYAIYGGEVKGKKAIVQGFGNVGSAAAFYLADMGVKVIGIIDRDGGLINEEGFSFDEIKALFLAKDGNKLVAENMIPFEEINEKIWTIGAEIFTPCAASRLVNQNQIDALITNGLEVISCGANVPFADKEIFFGSIMEQVDSKVSLIPDFISNCGMARVFAYFMEKKVQMTDEAIFNDTSDTIKNAIQKAHALSASKTNISATAFEIALKQLV, encoded by the coding sequence ATGAAAGATTTATTAAAGAAATTTGAAAATAAGGAACCTGAGATCGTATTCAACTGGAAAGATTCTGAAACCGAAGCCGAAGGATGGACAGTAATTAATTCCCTTCGAGGTGGAGCTGCTGGTGGGGGTACCCGAATGCGAAAAGGTTTAGATGTAAACGAAGTTTTATCATTGGCAAAAACAATGGAAGTAAAATTTTCAGTTTCTGGACCTGCGATTGGTGGTGCTAAATCTGGTATTAATTTTGACCCAAACGACCCTAGAAAGAAAGGTGTTTTACAACGTTGGTACAAAGCCGTTTCTCCATTACTAAAAAGTTATTACGGAACTGGTGGTGATTTGAATGTTGATGAAATTCACGAAGTAATTCCAATGACCGAAGAATGCGGTGTTTGGCATCCGCAAGAAGGTGTTTTTAATGGACATTTCAAGCCTACTGAAGCTGACAAAATTAATAGAATCGGACAATTACGTCAAGGGGTTGTTAAAGTAATCGAGAATTCAAATTTCTCTCCCGACGTAACCAGAAAATATACAATTGCTGATATGATTACAGGTTTTGGCGTTGCACAAGCTGTACGTCATTATTATGCAATTTATGGAGGTGAGGTAAAAGGTAAGAAAGCTATCGTACAAGGATTCGGAAATGTAGGATCGGCAGCCGCTTTTTATTTGGCTGACATGGGGGTTAAAGTAATTGGTATTATCGATAGAGATGGTGGATTAATTAATGAAGAAGGTTTTTCTTTTGATGAAATCAAAGCACTATTTTTAGCTAAAGACGGTAACAAACTTGTTGCTGAAAACATGATTCCTTTTGAAGAAATCAATGAAAAAATATGGACAATTGGAGCCGAAATATTTACTCCTTGCGCCGCTTCAAGATTAGTAAATCAGAATCAAATTGATGCTTTAATTACAAATGGACTTGAAGTAATTTCTTGTGGTGCAAATGTACCTTTTGCTGATAAAGAAATCTTCTTTGGTTCGATTATGGAACAAGTAGACAGCAAAGTGAGTTTAATTCCTGACTTTATTTCAAACTGCGGAATGGCACGCGTTTTTGCTTATTTCATGGAAAAGAAAGTACAAATGACCGATGAAGCGATCTTTAATGACACTTCGGACACTATAAAAAATGCAATTCAAAAAGCACATGCTTTAAGTGCATCAAAAACAAATATCAGCGCAACTGCTTTTGAAATTGCACTGAAACAATTAGTATAA
- a CDS encoding type II toxin-antitoxin system RelE/ParE family toxin, with protein sequence MYSYYLSSEAKEDLRRIYYYGVAKFGIVVADNYFNMFYDCFDKIEENPFLFPSADHIKKSYRYCVCGVDTIYYQINGDKRIEIITIIGKQDFKTSSTYFL encoded by the coding sequence ATGTATAGCTATTATTTAAGTAGCGAGGCAAAAGAAGATTTAAGGAGAATTTATTATTATGGCGTTGCCAAGTTTGGTATTGTTGTAGCTGATAACTATTTCAATATGTTTTATGATTGTTTTGATAAAATAGAGGAAAATCCTTTTTTATTTCCATCTGCCGATCACATTAAAAAAAGTTACCGTTACTGCGTTTGTGGTGTTGATACTATTTACTATCAAATCAATGGAGACAAACGGATAGAAATTATCACCATTATCGGAAAGCAAGACTTTAAAACCTCATCTACATATTTTTTATAA
- a CDS encoding outer membrane beta-barrel family protein — MKQFFNISLLLFSTALFSQIKITGRVVTKENIPSAFIEAILVNKDSLAVKSELTNEKGAFFFDVAPGFYTLQIRQNAKIVASQNFQLITDKDLGQISVGDAVELESVVIEGVRKKLIERKIDRVVFNLENSISSSGGNALSALSVTPGVRVQNENISIIGKSTLAVLVDDKIVQLSGDDLANYLKTIPSYAIQKIEVITTPPAKYEAEGNSGLVNIVMKKAKENSWNALVQSTYIQKTYAGQASMGSFNYNKDKLSFSSVINYRDVTDAFENKQETYFPDNLWYSSNPFKIKAKSLNLNLSTNYKIKPWWTMGVQVLYVQNNRSFDSKPYTSIKDYTSGNVDSYLSSVVNAKLKPNIKSYNFYNDFKLDTLGRRLTLNLDYFNFNNNDFRVYDGESITLSPQPTSEQYYAGENSNIQDITNLSGKVDVEYPTKFAKWSYGGKISSSKSKNDIYSFNSGLVDNPVSDFPITYSKFEYTENIQSAYLSLNKKINKSWESQFGLRMEATQTQSFVEKSGAIENKYLKFFPTFYLAYTINDNSSLNLNYSKRISRPGFANLNPNIFFSNPFQSQRGNPLLQPAFIDNIDLNYRFKDLESKLYVSFSNNLFAGIDITDPATETVVSSTENYLDTQRYGVYETYSFTKFKWLESSFSLDVNYTVSKSRVAITEQKQEGFNSSVSLDNQFTLNTKKTVLFFANYWYDFPGINGIYKNKATSNLSVGFQYLLLDKNLKISLNGNDIFKTAGPRTRAAVNDVLNKTAMYLDSRNLQLSVSYKFGNSKIRVQQRQAGNQEERRRTGN; from the coding sequence ATGAAGCAATTTTTTAATATTTCGTTACTACTTTTCAGTACAGCTCTATTTTCACAAATTAAGATAACTGGGAGAGTTGTTACAAAAGAAAATATTCCAAGTGCATTTATTGAGGCTATATTGGTGAATAAAGATTCATTAGCCGTTAAAAGTGAACTTACTAATGAAAAAGGAGCGTTTTTCTTCGACGTTGCTCCAGGTTTTTATACGCTGCAAATAAGGCAGAATGCAAAAATAGTCGCTTCTCAAAATTTTCAGTTAATTACTGATAAAGATTTAGGGCAAATTTCAGTAGGTGATGCGGTTGAGTTAGAATCCGTCGTTATTGAAGGGGTGAGGAAAAAATTAATAGAAAGAAAAATTGATAGAGTAGTATTTAATTTGGAAAATTCAATTAGTTCATCAGGTGGTAACGCCTTAAGTGCGCTCAGTGTAACGCCGGGTGTACGAGTTCAAAATGAAAATATAAGTATTATTGGGAAAAGTACACTTGCTGTTTTAGTAGACGATAAAATTGTGCAACTTTCTGGCGATGACCTTGCTAATTATTTAAAAACAATACCTTCTTATGCTATTCAAAAAATTGAAGTTATAACTACTCCTCCTGCTAAATACGAAGCAGAAGGAAATAGTGGGTTGGTTAATATTGTGATGAAGAAAGCAAAAGAAAATTCATGGAATGCTTTAGTGCAGTCTACTTACATTCAAAAAACGTATGCTGGTCAAGCCTCTATGGGGAGCTTTAATTACAATAAGGATAAATTAAGTTTTTCTTCGGTTATTAATTACAGAGACGTAACTGATGCATTTGAAAACAAGCAAGAGACTTATTTTCCCGATAATTTATGGTATTCGAGTAATCCTTTTAAAATAAAAGCTAAAAGTTTAAATTTAAATTTAAGCACGAATTATAAAATTAAGCCTTGGTGGACTATGGGAGTACAGGTCTTGTATGTGCAAAATAACCGAAGTTTTGACAGCAAACCCTATACATCTATTAAAGATTATACATCAGGTAATGTTGATAGTTACTTATCGTCAGTAGTTAATGCGAAATTAAAACCAAATATTAAATCGTATAACTTTTACAATGATTTTAAGCTTGATACTTTAGGAAGAAGGCTGACTTTAAATTTAGATTACTTTAATTTCAATAATAATGATTTCCGAGTTTATGATGGTGAATCTATTACTTTGTCTCCTCAACCTACCTCTGAGCAATATTATGCGGGAGAGAATTCAAATATTCAAGACATCACGAATTTATCTGGAAAAGTAGATGTAGAATATCCAACTAAATTTGCCAAATGGAGCTATGGTGGTAAAATCTCAAGTTCTAAATCCAAGAATGACATTTATAGTTTTAATAGCGGTTTAGTCGATAATCCTGTTTCAGATTTTCCTATTACTTATTCTAAATTTGAATATACTGAAAACATTCAGTCAGCTTACTTGTCTTTAAATAAAAAAATCAATAAGAGCTGGGAGTCTCAATTTGGGTTAAGAATGGAAGCGACACAGACCCAGTCATTTGTTGAGAAATCAGGAGCAATAGAAAATAAATATTTAAAGTTTTTCCCGACATTTTACTTGGCTTATACAATAAATGATAATTCATCACTGAATTTAAATTACAGTAAAAGAATTTCAAGACCTGGTTTTGCTAATTTAAATCCAAATATATTTTTCAGTAATCCTTTTCAAAGCCAGAGAGGTAATCCGTTGTTACAGCCTGCCTTTATAGATAATATTGACTTAAATTATAGATTTAAGGATCTTGAAAGTAAACTTTATGTTAGTTTTTCAAATAATTTATTTGCAGGAATAGATATAACAGATCCAGCCACGGAAACAGTTGTATCGAGCACGGAAAATTATTTGGATACACAAAGATATGGTGTTTATGAAACTTATTCTTTTACTAAATTTAAATGGCTAGAAAGTTCATTTTCATTAGATGTTAACTATACTGTTTCAAAATCAAGAGTTGCTATTACCGAACAGAAGCAGGAGGGATTTAATTCTTCAGTTTCTCTCGATAACCAGTTTACTTTAAATACTAAAAAGACAGTACTTTTTTTTGCAAATTATTGGTACGATTTTCCAGGAATAAATGGGATATATAAAAATAAGGCAACAAGTAATTTGTCAGTAGGATTCCAATACCTATTGCTTGATAAGAATTTAAAAATCTCTTTGAATGGCAATGATATTTTTAAAACTGCAGGGCCTCGTACACGTGCAGCTGTTAATGATGTTCTCAATAAAACTGCTATGTATTTGGATAGCAGAAATCTCCAGCTATCTGTTTCTTATAAATTTGGAAATAGTAAAATAAGAGTGCAACAAAGGCAAGCTGGTAATCAAGAAGAAAGAAGAAGGACAGGGAATTAG